TCCGCCTGCTACATGCTGTGGGTCTATAAGCGCGTCGTATGGGGCGTGCCCCGGGGCAAGGCCGTCGAGGTTTCCGATTTGACGGCGCGGGAGATCGTTTCGTTCCTGCCGATTGTGGTCTTTATCGTTTGGATCGGTGTTTTTCCCGGAACGTTTCTCTCAAAGATTCGCGCCTCGAGCCACGCCTATCTTTCGCGCATCGAGATGGCGCTTCAGGATTCCGAAAGTAACGAAGCTGCGGTGACCGCTTCGGCGGCGCCGCATTGGGAGCCCAAGAAGGAGGAATAAGTGGACTTCGGCGTCACCCGCGAAACGTTTGGCGCGCTTTCTCCGCTCTTGGTGCTCGTCGGGGGCGGCATCTTGGTGCTTCTGGCGGGGGCGTTCGCGTCGCTTTCGAGCCGCGCGCTCGCGGCCCTGACGCTCGTGGTGCAGGGCGGCGCTGTAATTTCCGTCTTGTTTTACGCTCCGAGGTTCTACGGCGACTACCTTCGCGGCGCGTTTTTACTCGATCCTTACGGCTGTTTCGGAGCGCTCCTCCGTCTTGCCGTGGCGGCCGCCACGACGGTTCTCTCCGTCCGCACCGTCGAAGATCTTTCCATGAAGGCGGAGTATTTTTCCCTGCTTCTTTTCGCCGCGGCGGGGGGCACGGCCATGCTCTGGACGCGCGATCTGCTCATCATCTTCCTGGGGCTCGAAACGCTCACCATCGCCTCGTTCATCCTTGCGGGCTATTTTCGCGCCGACCGCGCGTCCACGGAAGGCTCCTTGAAGTTTTTCCTCAACGGCGCGTTCGCGGCGGCGCTTCTGCTGTACGGCATCGCGCTTCTTTTCGGCGCGACGGGCTCGACGCGCATTCCCGAGATCGCCAAGCTCCTTCCCGCGGCCCAGTCCCCGCAGTGGCTTTTGCTCTGGCTAGGCGGGACGTTCGTCGTAGTGGGGCTTCTCTTCAAGATGGCCGTCGTGCCCTTCCACGCCTGGAGCCCCGACGTGTATCAGGGTGCGCCCACGCCGGTGGCGGGGTTCCTGTCGGTCGGCTCGAAGGCGGCGGCGGCGCTCGTCCTGCTCCGGTTTTTGACGGAGACGTTTCCCGAAGGCGACCGCTGGCACACGCCGCTCTGGATTCTCGCCGTGGCCACGATGCTCTACGGCAACCTGTGCGCCATTCCCCAGATGCAGCTCAAGCGCATGCTCGCCTATTCCTCCATCGCGCACGCGGGCTATCTTCTCGTGGGCATTCTGGCGCTCGGCGAGTTGACGCGAGAGGCCGTGCTCGTCTATACGGTCGCGTACGGCTTCATGAACCTAGGCGCGTTTGCGGCGGTGCTCGCGTTCGAGCGCGTGCAGCCGGGAGGCATCCGCGACGCCTCGCTGGAGAACCTTCGCGGCGCGGGCTACCGCGCGCCCTTCCTGGGCGCGGTGCTTGCGCTCTTCATGTTCTCGCTCGCCGGGATTCCCCCCACCGTGGGGTTCGTCGCGAAGTACTATCTGTTCGCCGCCGCGCTCAAGGAGGGCTTCGTCGGGCTCGTGGTGCTCGCCGTCGTGGCGACCGCCGTCTCGCTCTACTTCTACCTGCGCGTCGTCGTCTATCTCTACATGCACGAGCCCGAAGGCGGAGAGGAGGCCCCCTCCCTCGCGCCGGGCCTCGCCGTGACGCTCGGCGTCTGTGCGCTCGGGACGCTCGCGTTCGGGGTTTTCCCCTCGCGTCTCCTCGAGTGGGCCGCCTGGGCCGTGTGGGGGTAGAGCTCACCGCCAGAACGTCGGGAACCAACCGTCAGCCCTGACCCATGCCGGGTTGGCGTCTTGGCGGTTGATAGAAAGGCTTGATTTCGGGAAGAGGGGAGGGGTAAAACTCTATACATGAGAAAAGCCTGCGCGTTGTTTCTCTGCCTTGCGGATTTGGTGGCGCGATGAGCGGAAGAAAACTGCTGGCCGCCGTGCTTATCCTGGCGCTTTTTCCGCTTCCGTGCCTTGCCGCTGGAAAGGGCGTCTACGAAGCGGTCGAGCTGAAGGAACGGGAAAAGTCGCTCATCGAGACGGTGAACGAATACGAGAATCTGTTCGTCCGCCGGGGATACCGGTACGACACGGACGAACTGAACGCGCTCATCCGCGGCATCGCTGAGCGCCTCGCCCCCGAGCCGACCGACCCGTACATCGACTACCGCTTCTACGTCTTCCGCAACCCCATACCCAACGCGTTCGCCCTCCCCGACGGGCAGGTTTACCTGCACACGGGGATGCTCGCCGTTCTGGAGAACGAGGCGCAGCTCGCCGGGCTTCTCGCCCACGAGATCAACCACTCGGCCGGCCACCACAGCGTCCTCTCGTTCCGGTCGGCGCGGAAGAAAGTCATCACCAGCATGGTGCTGGGCCCCCTCACGCTCGGATTGAGCGACATCTTTCTGATTCTTTCGATGCTGGGCTACAGCCGCGATTTGGAAGAGGAGGCGGACCGGCGGGGATTCGAGCAGGCGCTCGACCTCGGCTACGACGTCCGCGAGATGGCCCGGTTCTTCGAGATTCTGAACCGCGATCCCGAAGGAGAGCGCATCCGTGTAAAGACCAAGTGGAGCACCCACCCGCAGCTTCAGGACCGGGCGGACTACATCCGCGGGATGGTTGCCGAGCGGGAGGAGGGAGTCAATTTCGGCGAGCTCAAGGTCGAGGCGAAAAGTTACCGGAGCGTTACGCGCGAAGTCGCGCTCCTTACGGTCGAGGACCTCGCCCGCGCGGACTATCCCCGCTCCGCCTTGTACCTGGCCAAAAGGCTCGTCGAGGAGGACGACACGGAGGCCGAGGCGCACTTCCTCCTGGGCGAGGCCCTGCGCGCCTTGGGGGGCCGGGGGGAAATTTCTTTGCAGGAGGAGCCGACCAAGAAGGAGAAGAGAAAGACCCGGATAGAGCGGGTCGTGCTCACGCGAGGGGAGCGGGAAGAAAAAAGGCTGGAAACGGAGGAAGGGCGGGAAAACCTTCGCCGGAACCTCGACGCCGCGCAGAGTGCCTATCGGCGTGCTCTCGAGCTCGACGCGTCTCTCGCGGAAGCCCATCGCGGGCTGGGGTTCGCGCTGGAAGGGCTGGGCTTGTACAAGGAAGCCGGAAAGGAATTGGTGAAATACCTTCGGGCCCGGCCCGAGGCGCTGGACAAGGAGATTGTCATGGAGCGTTTGAAGTCGATTACAGAAAATCTCAAGAAAGAAGGAGAAGAAGAAAATGCAAGTCCATAAGGAGAAGCGCCGGATTCACGCTCATCTTTTTGTGTGGATGATAGCCCTCGTCGTGGCCCCTTCGGTAAGCGCCAAGGGATACATGACGAACGGGTTCCGGACGAAGGAAACCCGCCCCCTGACCCTGGTGCTGCTCCCCCCTCACGCCGAGTTCATCAAGGCCAAGGCGGTGATGACGGAGGAAATGGTCAAGGAATGCCGGGCGCTCGAGGACGCCGCAGCCTCGTGGATTACGACAAGGCTCGGCGAGAAGGCATACACCGTGCAGGCACTTTCGGCCGAAGAGATAGTGAAGAATCCCGAGCTGAGCGGTCTTGTGAAAAGGGTCAATGACCGCTACGGCGAGGAGTGGTCAAAACTTGTCCGAAGACCAAGGAAGCTTAGGCAGGGACGCTACAACATCGGGGACGACACCCGAAAGCTCTGCTCGGTGCTCGAAGTGGATGGGCTCCTTATCGCTCGGGTGCAGGCCGTCGGTGTGACGGCGGGCAGGAGATTTTTATCGGGAGGTATAAATGCGCTTCTCAGCCCGAGCGGTTACGGACGCATGGACGTGAGTGTCGTCAACGGGAAGACTGGAGCCGTGGATGCGTATTTCTTTTTCGCGGAATATACCTCTATTAAAAGCCTAACCAAGAAGCAGGACAAATTCATGAAGGGCACATCAAAAGGGTGCTTCCGCCGCTACCCGGCCGCAGCGGAAGTCCTTAAGGCAAGAGGGCGTGATGATGAAGCGGAAGAGGAGGAAGACGAAGGCGAGGAGGACATTATAGGGGAGTTCGAGGCGCTGCTTGGCGAGGATGAGGAAGGTGAAGAGGAGCAGGAGCAAGAAGCAGAGGAAGAGCCTTCAGCCGTGGAGGACGCCGAGGGCGAGTCGGAGGAAAGCCAATCGGAGGAAGCGCAGGAATAGGAAAAAAGCCAGCCTCCACCCATAGGGCCAAAATTTCTTGGCGTCTTGGCGGTGGGTATAGAGGCTTGATATCGGGCAGAATAAAGGAGCCTGTGAAACGCCTTCGGGCCCGGCCCGAAGCGCCGGACAAGGAAATTATCAAGGAACGCTTGAAGTCGATTACAAAAAACCTCAAGAAAGAAGGAGCAGCAGCAGATGCAAGCCCGTAAGGAGAGGCAATGGATTCGAGTCCACCTTTTTGTATGGATGATAGCCCTCGTCGTGGCTCCTTCGGTAAGCGCCAAGACTGAACCGAGCGGCCCGTTTAAGTCCGACTGTACAGGTTTTTGGGCCGACCCCGACGACACGACGCGCCTGCTTTGGTACCTGACGCCCGAATTCCGACGTGGCCTTAGCGAAGAATCTTTCCTTATGACTTTGGCGCTGCTTCCCCCTCACGCCGAGTTCATCAAGACCAAGGCGGTGATGAAGGAACAATTGGTCGAGGAGTGCGAGGCGCTCGAGGACGCCGCGGCCTCGTGGATTGCGGAAAGGCTCGGCGGTAAGGGATACACGGTCCGGGCGCTTACGGTGGAGGAGCTGGAAAAGAATCCCGTGCTGCTGGAGCTGGTAAGAAAAGTCAACGACCGCTACGGCGAAGAGTGGCAAAAAATTATCCAAAGGCCCGGGATGATAGAGTACGGACGCTACAGCATGGGGGACGACGTCCGAAAGCTCTGCTCGCTGCTCGACGTTGAGGGGCTCGTTATTGCTCGAATCCATGCCTTCGTCACTACTCTTGGCAGGGGCTTTATGGAAGAACTCCTCAACAGAGAGAATAGTGAGGAGTACGTAAGCATGGATGTGAGCGTCGTCAACGGAAAAACGGGAACCGTGGAGGCCTATTTTTACCACGCGCGAAGCTCCTATTTTCGTGAGCTGACCAGAAAGCCTAACAAGGTGATGAAGGTTGTGTCGGAGAAAACTCTTTGCAGGTACCCGGATGTCGCGGAAATCCTCGCGCGCCGTGAAAGAAAGGGGGTCAATCTCCCGGGTGAAGAGGAAGGCAGAGACGAGGAGGACAGTGTGGGAGAGTTCGAGGCACTGCTTGGCGAGGATGAGGAAGAAGAGCCCTCGGCCGTGGAGGACACCGAAAGTGCGTCGGAGGAAAGCCAGTCGGAGGAAGGGCAAGAGTCGGACACCGCGCAAGACACGGGAGAATGAGCCGTCTGTGTTGTTTCCCGTGGTGATGGATGGCAGAATAGATCAATTAGACAAAACCGGCCAATACGTCTGGAAGCCGACGGAATAAAGAAAACCTCACGAAAGGAGAACGCCGATGACGAGAACCGCCAATCCGGCGCTTAATGCCAACACCTTCGCGGGCTTCGCGCGCGTCGCCGACGAGGCGACGGCCATGACCATCCAGGGGACGGTCAACAAGACGTTCGTCCTCCTCCTTCTGGTGCTGATTCCCGCGGCCTGGGTATGGAAGCAATTCTTTGCTTCTGAGGCCTCCGCTGCCGTCGGCGCCGTGATGCCGTGGACCATCGGCGGCGCCGTCGCGGGGCTGGTTTTCGGCGTGATCACGGCCTTCAAGCAAAAGTGGGCGCCAGTGACGGCCCCCGTCTACGCCGTGGCGGAAGGCCTCTTTCTGGGAGGAATTTCCTCGATCTTCGAGGCCCAGTTCCCGGGCATCGTCATCCAGGCCGTGGGCCTCACGCTCGGCACGCTCGTCGGCCTTCTTTTCGCCTACAAGTCGGGGCTCATCAAGGCGACGGAGAACTTCAAGCTGGGCGTCGCGGCGGCCACGGGCGGAATTTTCCTGATCTACATGGCCAGCCTCGTGCTGGGGTTTTTCGGCGTGGGGATTCCGTTCATCCACGAAAGCGGCCTCATCGGCATCGGCTTCAGCCTCTTCGTCGTCGTGATTGCGGCGCTGAACCTCGTGCTCGACTTCGACTTTATCGAGCACGGCGCCGAATCGGGCGCGCCGAAGTACATGGAGTGGTACGCCGCGTTCGGGCTGATGGTGACGCTCATCTGGCTGTACCTGGAGATGCTCCGGCTCCTCGCAAAGCTGCGGAGCCAGCGATAGGCGCGGCGGGGGGAAGGAGGGGGTGCTTCCCGCCAAGCGCCGCCGGCTCAGGATCGGTAATTTTTTTAGAATTTTAACTTGACAAAACTGGCACGGGATGTGCTACACTGAGAGGTTGACGGACATGGAAGAACCTTTTGGGGGTTCAGGAAGAAGGGTGTGCCCCCAGCAAGGTGCTTTTTTCGTAATTTTACTGGACAGGCGAGCCATCTTGCGACCGGACGGGTGCCCACGTAGCTCAGGCGGTAGAGCACTTCCTTGGTAAGGAAGAGGTCACCAGTTCAAGTCTGGTCGTGGGCTCCATAGAAAACCTCGGAAGCTGTATGGGAGGTTAAAGGAATCCTATGGCGAAGGCGAAGTTTGAGCGGACGAAGCCGCACATCAACATTGGTACGATCGGGCACGTGGACCACGGGAAGACGACGCTTACGTCGGCGATAACGATGGTGCTAAAGGAGAANNNNNNNNNNNNNNNNNNNNNNNNNNNNNNNNNNNNNNNNNNNNNNNNNNNNNNNNNNNNNNNNNNNNNNNNNNNNNNNNNNNNNNNNNNNNNNNNNNNNGCGAGCACCGTGACACTCCGGTTCGACCACTATTTCAAAGGCTATGCAACCGACGGTGTGAACGACGATTTTGGGACGGTGAGGGTGAGGAGCGCGCTGACGGGAGGTGTGTGGAGCGACCTCATTCAATGGGATGAAAACGACGATACGGGCGTTGAGACCATAACGCTGGACGCGACGGCGGAGTGCGCGGGGGCGGCGGACTGCCAGTTTGGCTGGCGTTACGAGGGCAATTGGGACTGGTACTGGGCCGTGGACAACGTGGTGGTGGACGGGATAGGCGGATGCAGCCCGGCGACGTGCGGCGGCGCGCCCTCCGAACCCTCCCCGCCCGGCGCGCTTGACCCTTTGATCATCCCAACCACCGACGCCGACCAGATCATCGTCGAGGACGTGGAAAACGAGACGGGCTACGTCGTCTACGAAGAGGCCATCGGCACGTGGTACGGGACGCCTTCGCAGGGGTGCCTGTGGGGGGCGGCGGACGTCGTGGACTTGGGCGCGACGGTGCGGCTTAACTATTCCCTCGGGCTGGGCGACCGGTGGGTGGTGGTTTCGGCGGCGAACGCCTCCGGCGAATCAAGCTGCGGCACCGACAGCGCGGGCATTGAGCGCAATACTGTAGGTGTGTGGCCCGCGCCGGGGCCCTGCCCGTAAGCAAGGGGCCAACCCGTTCGGGGCTGGTTAATCTTTCACGTAGTGGTTTGAAGGGGGTTACCCCGACATTGCCGGGGCAAGAATCTCCTTAGGGCTCTTCCCCACGCTCAAGCCCGCCCGTGAGCTCGCGCACTGAGGAGATTTCCTCCTCCTCGCAGTACTCTCGAAGCTCCCTGACGAGCCGCCCGGCGATCCCGGGCTCCACGAACGTCATGGTCCCCACCTGGACGGCCGTGGCGCCGACGAGGAGGAATTCCACGACGTCCCGCACCGAGGCGATCCCCCCCACGCCCATTATGGGCACGTCGGGGAGCGCCCGCGCCGTCTGATAGACCATCCGCACGGCGACGGGCCGTATGGCGGGGCCGGAAAGCCCTCCCGTGCCGTAGGCGAGGGCGGGCTCCTTCAGCTCGACGTCCACCGCCATGCCGAGGAGCGTGTTGATGAGCGAAAGGGCGGCCGCGCCGCCCTCGACGGCGGCCCCGGCAGGGACGGTGACGTCCGTGACGTTCGGCGTGAGCTTCACGGCGACGGGTTTGCTTGTCGCCTCCACCGCGGCTGCCGTGACCTCCTTGAGGAGCACCGGGTCGACGCCGAACGCCATGCCGCCGCGCTTGATGTTGGGACACGAGACGTTCAGCTCCAGCATGGCGACGCCCTCGGCGCCGTCGAGCGCCCGCGCCACGGCGGCGTACTCCTCGACCGTCGTGCCCCAGACGTTCGCCACTACGACGGTGTCGTGTTCTTTAAGGCGCGGCAGCTTCTCTTCGAGAAAAACCTCGACGCCGACGTTCTGCAGGCCGATGGCGTTCAGCATGCCCGCGGGCGTCTCGACCATGCGCGGAGGGGGCGCGCCTTCGCACGGCTCGAGTGAAAGGCCTTTCACACACACGCCGCCCACGGCGCCAAGGTCGAGGAAATTTTCCAGCTCGACGCCGTACCCGCACGTGCCGCTCGCGAGAAGGACGGGGTTCTTGAAGCGGACGCCCGCGATCTCGACGGAGAGGTCTACTCCCACAGGAACTCCCCTCCCCGGAGCACCGCCCCGTCCCGGCAGGCCAGGATGTAGCGGCCGTCGGGCGCCTTCATGACGCAGGAAAGGCAGACGCCGATGCCGCAGCCCATGTAGTCGCCGAGCATGTACTGCACGGGAATCCGCCTCTTGCGGCACAGGTCGTCCACGGCCTGCATCATGGGCGTCGAGCCGCACGAGAGAACGGCGCACTCCTCGCCGTAGCGGTCGACGAACTTTTCGAAGGGCTCCGTGACGAGCCCCCGCTCGCCCAGCGTGCCGTCCTCCGTGACCGGGTGAAGGTCGAGGCCCAGGCGGGCGAATTCTTCGAGGTGAATGTGGCTCCGCGTGCTGCAGCCGTAGAAGAGGTGGACGGAGAGGGCGGAGCTTTCCTTTATGACGCGGGCCGCGAAGTAGAAGGGCGCGACGCCGCTGCTGCCCCCCACTATCACGACGCGCCGGACACTCTCTGGAAAATCGAGGTCGAAACCCCTCCCGAGCGGTCCCAGCACGTCGAGCGTCTGGCCCGGTTTCGCCCGCTGGAACAGCCTCGTCGCGGGGCCGATGGCGCTTATCAGGAACTCGACGCGCCCGTCCTCCTCCTGCGCGTTCCAGAAGCTTATTGGGCGGCGCACCAGGGGGGAGACCCCGTCGCCGGCGCGCAGCATGGCGAACTGCCCCGGGCGGGCGTTCCGCGCGATGTAGGGGCTTTCGAGAGATAGTATGAAATCGTCCGCCCCCAGATCGAACACTTCCAGAACCTTGGCCCTCTCGTCGCGGGGAAGAGCGGGGAGAGATTTTTCAGGAGAGGGCGCGCTTGCCATTGCGCCTCAATATAGCAGGGGCCAGGGGGATAGGCAAGGCGCCCGGGAAGGGAAAAACCTTGCCTTCCCCCGGGGGGGCGGTGGTAGACTGTCGCACGGATACGAGTATGCTTTTCCCCGACACAACAAGCGGCGTCGCCCGATGAAAACGCCCGCATCACGCATAGCGGGCTACGACCTCGCCCGGGCGCTCGCCATCATGGGCATGGTGGCGGTGCATTTCCGGTTGAAGATGGACGCCTACGAGGTCGGCCCGGACTGGCTCGCGTGGCTGGCGAACCTCATCGACGGCCGGGCGGCCGCGACGTTCGTCGTTCTTGCGGGCGTGGGAATTTCCCTGATGTCGCGGCGCGCGAGGGAGGAAGGCGACGCGCAGGCCCTGCTCCGCACAAGAAACAGGCTGCTCCGGCGCGCGCTGTTCCTCTTCGTCGTCGGGTACGCCTACGCCCCCATCTGGCAGGGCGACATCCTGCACTTCTACGGGGTCTTCCTGGCGGCCGGGGCGTTCCTGCTCGCGGCCCCGGGCCGGGTGCTCTGGCGCATCGCGGGCGCGCTCACGGTCGGGTACGTCCCGCTCGTTTTCGTTCTCGATTACGACTACGGCTGGGACTGGGAGACGCTGTACTATCACGGCTTCTGGACGCCGAAGGGGCTCGTCATGCACCTGTTCTTCAACGGGGTAAGCCCCGTGATCCCCTGGCTGGCCTTCCTGCTGGTCGGCATGTGGCTCGGGAGGCAGGACTTATTCAATCCGGCGGTGCGCAGGCGGATCCTGGTGCGTGCCGCGTCCGTCGCCCTCGCCGCCGAGGCGGTCTCGTCCCTCCTCGTGCACAGCTTCGCGACCGGCCCGGAGGACTATGAGGTCATCGCCGTGTTCGGCACCTGGTCCATGCCCCCGTTGCCGCTCTACATGCTCGCGGGCGGAGGAACGGCCATCGCCGTCATCACGCTCTGCGTGGCGTTCGCCCGGAGTCACCCCTCGTCGAAGCTGCTCGCCCCCATGGTCGCGGCCGGGCAGCTGGCCCTCACGCTGTACGTCGGCCACGTCGTCGTGGGCCTGGGCGCCCTGAACGCCGTCGGGCTCCTGAAAAAACAGCCCCTGCCGTTCGCCCTCGGGTGCGCGCTCGTCTTCTGCGCCCTCGCGGTCCTGTTCGCCTACGCGTGGAGACAACGGTACGAAAGGGGCCCCCTGGAATGGTTCATGCGGAAGGTGACGGGATAGACTCTTTGGAAACGAATATGCTTTTCCCCGACACAACAAGCGGCGTCACCCGATGAAAACTCCCGCATCACGCATAGCCGGCTACGACCTCGCCCGGGCGCTCGCGATCATGGGGATGGTGGTGGCGCATTTCAGGTGGGTCATGGACGCCTACGGGGTCGGCCCGGCCTGGCTTGCGTGGCTGGCGGACCGTATCGACGGCCGGGCGGCCGCGACGTTCGTCGTTCTCGCCGGCGTGGGAATTTCGCTGATGTCGCGCCGCGCGCGGGAGGCCGGCGACGTCCAAGCCATGCTCCAGACGCGGAACAGGCTGCTCCGGCGCGCGCTGTTTCTCTTCGTCGTCGGGTACGCCTACGCCACCGTCTGGCAGGCCGACATCCTGCACTGCTACGGGGTCTACATGGCCGTGGGGGCGTTCCTGCTCGCGGCCTCGGGCCGCGCGCTGTGGCGCATCGCGGCCGTGCTCGTGGCCGTGTACCTCCCGCTCATGGGCCTCTTCAATTACGAGTCCGGCTGGGAGTGGGAGTCGATGTTCTATCACGGCTTCTGGACGCCGAAGGGTCTTCTCATGAACCTGTTCTACAACGGGTTCACCCCCGTGATCCCCTGGCTGGCCTTCCTGCTGGTCGGCATGTGGCTCGGGAGGCAGGACCTGTTCGACCCCGTCGTGCGCAAACGGATCCTGGTGCGGGCGGCGTCCGTCGCCCTGGCCACCGAAGCGGTCTCGTCCTTCCTCGTGCACCGCTTAACGGCCGGCGCGACCGAAATGGAAAAAATCTACATCGAGGTCATGGTCGGCACCTGGTCCATGCCCCCGTTGCCGCTCTACATGCTCGCGGGCGGAGGAACGGCCGTGACCGTCATCACGCTCTGCGTGGCGTTCGCCCGGAGTCATCCCTCGTCGAAGCTGCTTTCCCCCATGGTCGCGACCGGGCAGCTGGCCCTCACGCTGTACATAGGCCACGTCTTCATCGGCGTAAGCACCTTGAACGCCCTCGGGCTCCTGGGAAAACAGTCCCTGCCTTTCGCCCTGGCGAGCGCGGCCGTCTTCTGCGCGTGCGCGGTCCTGTTCGCGTACGCGTGGAGACAACGGTATGAAAAAGGCCCCCTGGAGTGGTTCATGCGGAAGGTGACTCGGAGTTAGGGAAGGGATTAGGGATTAGCCGTTAGGGGTTAGCGAAAGGAATTCTTACTAATCCCTATTCCCTGGTTCCTGGCTACAACACGCCGTGCTTTGGCCCGCCGCCCCCCTCGGGCGTTACCCTTGAAAGCGCTCTGCTCAGTGGAGCTTGAAGTCGTCGCCGAGGTAGATGCGCCGCACCTCGGGGTCGGCCACCAGGCGCTCCGGCGTGTCCGCCTGGAAGATCTCGCCCTGGCTCAGGATGTAGGCGCGGTCGGTGATGCGCAGGGTCTCGCGCACGTTGTGGTCGGTGAGGAGGACGCCGATCCCGCGCTCCTTGAGGCGGGCGATGATTTTCTGAATCTCCAGCACGGCAATGGGGTCGATGCCGGAGAACGGCTCGTCGAGCAACAGGAATTTCGGCGAGAGCAGCAGGCCCCGCGCGATCTCGAGGCGGCGGCGCTCGCCCCCGCTCAGCGTGTAAGCCTTCTGGTCAGCGCGCTCCGTGAGGGAAAACTCTTCCAGGAGCGTCTCGGTCCGCTCGTCGCGCTCCTCCTCCTCGAGCGGCAGCGTTTCCAAGATGGCGAGAAGGTTCTCGCGCACCGTCATCCTCCGGAACACCGAAGGTTCCTGCGGGAGGTAGCCGATGCCCTTGCGCGCGCGGATGTACATCGGCTCGTGCGTAATGTCCTCCTCGCCCAGGAAAACTTTTCCGCCCTCGGGATAGACCAGGCCCACGACTATGGAGAAGAGGGTGGTTTTCCCCGCGCCGTTGGGACCGAGAAGCCCCACCACCTCCGCCGGAGCAATCTCGAGCGAGACGTCCTGTACCACGGAGCGGTGGTTGTATGACTTGAAGATGCTCTCAGTACGCAGCTTCACGGGAAGACTCCATGTCGATGTCGGCCGCCGCCGAGGCGGTCGTCGGCTCGGTCTCAGGCGGCGGCTCGGCGGCCTTCGAGGTCGAGACGGTGCGGCCATGCGCGTCGGTATAAACCCCGAGCGTGTCCCCCTTGAGGCTGTAGGTGAGCACGCGGCCCCTGGCGACGCGCCCCGTCTCGAGCTCGCGAATCTCGATTTCACGCTCCCCCCCAAGAGTGGCCTCCTCGCGGCCCATCAGGTATTCGGCCCAGTCGCCGCTCCCACGCCGGCCGGGGCTTTCGAGAATTACGTTCCCGCGCGCCATGAGGCGCTCGATGCGTGTCTCGTCCGTCTGCCCGCTCTCGCTGAAGTACGCGTAAAGGTCCTCGGAACGAAGCGACACGTCCCGCCGCATGAGCTGCGCTCCACCCCGGTAGACGGCCACGCGCTCCGCGTCCTCGTATCGGAGCGACTGGGAGGTCACCATCGTCGGCGCGCGCTCGTCGTCCACCGTGAGAAGCCGCGTCATGACGTGGTCGTCGGCCTGGAGCACGCTTTCCTTGAGATAGAAGTGGAGGACGGACGCGGTAATCGTGTCCTCGCCGTGGCGCATCACGGCCGAGCGGCGAAACTCCGCGTGTTCTTCCTCCTGCCACATGGTGACCTCGTCGGCATAGACGTAGACCGGCTCTTCGCTCTGGAAGGGAAAGCGCAGGGCCGGCAGGGGATCTTCCCGGCCGGGCTCCGGGCTTCGCGAGACGGCCTGCACGGTTCCCCGGCCTTCCAGGCGCCCCTCGCTTTGGTGGAATACCATGTGCTCGCTTCGGAGGATGTAGGACGGCGACTGGACCTCGGCGTTGCCCGAAAGCTCGAGCGCATCTTCCGCCACCTCGTACCGTATCTTGTCCGCGTAGGCCACGGCGTTCTCGCGCCGGAACGCGGTGTGGCCGGAGAACTCGAGGCTGGAGAACCGCGCCGAAGGGGCGTCGTAGCGGGCCAGGAGGCGCTCGCTTCGCAGCGTAGAGAGAGGGTCGTCGGGAAGGCCGGTCTGCGTCTCCACCTGCACGTCGCCGCGCGCCGCGATGCGGTCGAGCGCCTCGCCCGCGAAGTACGCCGTCATCACGGGCGCCCATACCCGGTAGTGCGTGGCGTCGGCCTCCGAGGGAAGGCTTTCGAGAAAGACGCAGGCG
The DNA window shown above is from Acidobacteriota bacterium and carries:
- a CDS encoding NADH-quinone oxidoreductase subunit N, with product MDFGVTRETFGALSPLLVLVGGGILVLLAGAFASLSSRALAALTLVVQGGAVISVLFYAPRFYGDYLRGAFLLDPYGCFGALLRLAVAAATTVLSVRTVEDLSMKAEYFSLLLFAAAGGTAMLWTRDLLIIFLGLETLTIASFILAGYFRADRASTEGSLKFFLNGAFAAALLLYGIALLFGATGSTRIPEIAKLLPAAQSPQWLLLWLGGTFVVVGLLFKMAVVPFHAWSPDVYQGAPTPVAGFLSVGSKAAAALVLLRFLTETFPEGDRWHTPLWILAVATMLYGNLCAIPQMQLKRMLAYSSIAHAGYLLVGILALGELTREAVLVYTVAYGFMNLGAFAAVLAFERVQPGGIRDASLENLRGAGYRAPFLGAVLALFMFSLAGIPPTVGFVAKYYLFAAALKEGFVGLVVLAVVATAVSLYFYLRVVVYLYMHEPEGGEEAPSLAPGLAVTLGVCALGTLAFGVFPSRLLEWAAWAVWG
- a CDS encoding dihydroorotate dehydrogenase, which gives rise to MGVDLSVEIAGVRFKNPVLLASGTCGYGVELENFLDLGAVGGVCVKGLSLEPCEGAPPPRMVETPAGMLNAIGLQNVGVEVFLEEKLPRLKEHDTVVVANVWGTTVEEYAAVARALDGAEGVAMLELNVSCPNIKRGGMAFGVDPVLLKEVTAAAVEATSKPVAVKLTPNVTDVTVPAGAAVEGGAAALSLINTLLGMAVDVELKEPALAYGTGGLSGPAIRPVAVRMVYQTARALPDVPIMGVGGIASVRDVVEFLLVGATAVQVGTMTFVEPGIAGRLVRELREYCEEEEISSVRELTGGLERGEEP
- a CDS encoding M48 family metalloprotease, producing the protein MSGRKLLAAVLILALFPLPCLAAGKGVYEAVELKEREKSLIETVNEYENLFVRRGYRYDTDELNALIRGIAERLAPEPTDPYIDYRFYVFRNPIPNAFALPDGQVYLHTGMLAVLENEAQLAGLLAHEINHSAGHHSVLSFRSARKKVITSMVLGPLTLGLSDIFLILSMLGYSRDLEEEADRRGFEQALDLGYDVREMARFFEILNRDPEGERIRVKTKWSTHPQLQDRADYIRGMVAEREEGVNFGELKVEAKSYRSVTREVALLTVEDLARADYPRSALYLAKRLVEEDDTEAEAHFLLGEALRALGGRGEISLQEEPTKKEKRKTRIERVVLTRGEREEKRLETEEGRENLRRNLDAAQSAYRRALELDASLAEAHRGLGFALEGLGLYKEAGKELVKYLRARPEALDKEIVMERLKSITENLKKEGEEENASP
- a CDS encoding dihydroorotate dehydrogenase electron transfer subunit, translating into MASAPSPEKSLPALPRDERAKVLEVFDLGADDFILSLESPYIARNARPGQFAMLRAGDGVSPLVRRPISFWNAQEEDGRVEFLISAIGPATRLFQRAKPGQTLDVLGPLGRGFDLDFPESVRRVVIVGGSSGVAPFYFAARVIKESSALSVHLFYGCSTRSHIHLEEFARLGLDLHPVTEDGTLGERGLVTEPFEKFVDRYGEECAVLSCGSTPMMQAVDDLCRKRRIPVQYMLGDYMGCGIGVCLSCVMKAPDGRYILACRDGAVLRGGEFLWE
- a CDS encoding DUF418 domain-containing protein, which translates into the protein MKTPASRIAGYDLARALAIMGMVAVHFRLKMDAYEVGPDWLAWLANLIDGRAAATFVVLAGVGISLMSRRAREEGDAQALLRTRNRLLRRALFLFVVGYAYAPIWQGDILHFYGVFLAAGAFLLAAPGRVLWRIAGALTVGYVPLVFVLDYDYGWDWETLYYHGFWTPKGLVMHLFFNGVSPVIPWLAFLLVGMWLGRQDLFNPAVRRRILVRAASVALAAEAVSSLLVHSFATGPEDYEVIAVFGTWSMPPLPLYMLAGGGTAIAVITLCVAFARSHPSSKLLAPMVAAGQLALTLYVGHVVVGLGALNAVGLLKKQPLPFALGCALVFCALAVLFAYAWRQRYERGPLEWFMRKVTG
- a CDS encoding Bax inhibitor-1/YccA family protein, with the translated sequence MTRTANPALNANTFAGFARVADEATAMTIQGTVNKTFVLLLLVLIPAAWVWKQFFASEASAAVGAVMPWTIGGAVAGLVFGVITAFKQKWAPVTAPVYAVAEGLFLGGISSIFEAQFPGIVIQAVGLTLGTLVGLLFAYKSGLIKATENFKLGVAAATGGIFLIYMASLVLGFFGVGIPFIHESGLIGIGFSLFVVVIAALNLVLDFDFIEHGAESGAPKYMEWYAAFGLMVTLIWLYLEMLRLLAKLRSQR